In Mycobacterium branderi, the DNA window GTCATCGGATGGCCGCCGACAAAGCGATCCCGCAAACCGGCGGCGGTGACTTCGTCGAGCACGGCGCTTTTGACGCTGGTGACATCGGTGAGCGGACAGTCCGGGGCCAATTCGGCGATGTGCGAGAGCAGCGACGGCAAGGCCGGCATCGGGACGGCGAGCACAATCAACGCGCCCGCTTCGGCGGCGCGGGTCAGGGCCTCGCTGAGATCGGTGGTGGCGTCGAAGCCGTCGAAGCGGGCCGCCTGGACACCCTCGACGGAGCGGTTGTAGCCGAAGACCTCGTAATCGGCCGCGGCGGCGGCCCGCATGATCGAGCCGCCGATCAGCCCCAGCCCAAGTACGCACACCGGTGTCTTTGCCACACCTCAAGGTTGGCACATTTCGCGGCAAGTTCGCTGGTCAAGCGGCGCCGTCAGGGACTACCGTTGCGCGCATGGCACCAGAGCGGGCCTCTGCGCAGGCGGACGCGCCGGACGGGTTCGGCGTTGCCGTCGTGCGCGAAGACGGCAAGTGGCGCTGCGCTCCGATGCGCCGCAAGGCGTTGACCAGTCTGGCCGCCGCCGAGACCGAGCTGCGCGAGTTACGCAGCGCCGGGGCTGTTTTCGGGTTGCTCGACGTCGACGACGAATTCTTCGTCATCCTGCGCCCAGCGCCGTCGGGAACGCGGATGCTGCTCTCGGACGCCACGGCGGCCCTCGACTACGACATTGCCGCCGAAGTGCTGGAGAACCTCGACGCGGACATCGATCCGGAGGATTTGGAGGACGCCGAGCCGTTCGAGGAGGGTGACCTTGGGCTTTTGTCCGACATCGGGCTGCCCGAGGCGGTGCTCGGCGTGATCCTCGACGAGACCGACCTGTACGCCGACGAGCAGCTGGGCCGCATCGCGCGGGAAATGGGCTTCGCCGAGGAACTGTCGGCGGTGCTCGACCGCCTCGGTCGGTGATCGCAAGCGCGGCGGAGCCGGGCGCGGCGGGTCGCCGCCATGAGCCTCGGTCGGTGATCTCCGACGAAGAGCTGATCCGCGCCGCACTGGCGGTCGCTGCCACCGCGGGACCGCGCGACGTTCCAGTGGGGGCGGTGATCGTCGGGCCCGACGGCGCCGAGTTGGCCCGCGCGGTGAACGCCCGGGAGGCCCTCGGCGATCCCACGGCGCACGCGGAAATCCTGGCGATGCGCGCCGCAGCGTCTGTGCTCGGCGACGGGTGGCGGCTGGAGGGTGCGACGCTGGCGGTCACCGTCGAGCCGTGCACGATGTGCGCCGGCGCGCTGGTGATGGCGCGGGTGGGGCGGCTGGTGTTCGGAGCGTGGGAGCCCAAGACCGGCGCGGTCGGCTCGCTGTGGGACGTGGTGCGTGACCGGCGCCTCAACCACCGCCCTGAGGTGCGCGGCGGGG includes these proteins:
- a CDS encoding tRNA adenosine deaminase-associated protein, which encodes MAPERASAQADAPDGFGVAVVREDGKWRCAPMRRKALTSLAAAETELRELRSAGAVFGLLDVDDEFFVILRPAPSGTRMLLSDATAALDYDIAAEVLENLDADIDPEDLEDAEPFEEGDLGLLSDIGLPEAVLGVILDETDLYADEQLGRIAREMGFAEELSAVLDRLGR
- a CDS encoding nucleoside deaminase encodes the protein MISDEELIRAALAVAATAGPRDVPVGAVIVGPDGAELARAVNAREALGDPTAHAEILAMRAAASVLGDGWRLEGATLAVTVEPCTMCAGALVMARVGRLVFGAWEPKTGAVGSLWDVVRDRRLNHRPEVRGGVLADECAALLEDFFARQRLG